A part of Limihaloglobus sulfuriphilus genomic DNA contains:
- a CDS encoding demethoxyubiquinone hydroxylase family protein: MSEKKYDTSIVRPQMREDDVRIRGLEMKPERLKAIREGLLTLHTLELMASNIYKFQITKKPTELNRQLIAAMCNEMGHYQDFQVKLYEFGFQPSLFRWAYWIVGFVFGYGSRLLGTKTVLKTAIWVEAKAVDHYAELLETIDWDEETRKVIEKDQADEDGHIARWKTELKKLENNTGSQSKEI; encoded by the coding sequence ATGTCTGAGAAGAAATACGATACATCTATTGTGCGGCCTCAAATGCGTGAGGATGACGTCAGGATTCGCGGCCTTGAGATGAAACCCGAGCGGCTTAAGGCGATCAGGGAAGGGCTTCTCACTCTGCACACGCTTGAATTGATGGCCTCAAACATCTACAAGTTTCAGATAACAAAAAAGCCCACTGAGCTCAACCGCCAACTGATAGCGGCAATGTGTAATGAGATGGGGCATTATCAGGATTTTCAGGTCAAGCTCTACGAGTTCGGCTTTCAGCCGTCACTTTTTAGATGGGCATACTGGATTGTCGGCTTTGTTTTCGGTTACGGTTCACGGCTGCTGGGAACTAAGACTGTTCTAAAAACGGCTATATGGGTGGAGGCAAAGGCGGTAGATCACTACGCCGAACTGCTCGAAACAATTGACTGGGACGAGGAAACCCGCAAAGTCATAGAAAAAGATCAGGCTGATGAGGACGGCCATATTGCCCGCTGGAAAACAGAGCTCAAGAAACTTGAAAACAACACCGGGAGCCAATCAAAAGAGATATAA
- a CDS encoding LamG domain-containing protein: MRFALVQAFIVFITSAGSLAAQQYPPELFENAGDYSYMWWKDGFRGSEKVFNIQTGSYGLSFDYDDFNLISFGAIPNPPAESEALRADNSVINSLPAASLTCGIEVNAAQYNAVSAGPGLAGCMLIESGKFFQRRWLENITLESAAPAGEMQLEIAAWPDRISFVLYFTPQETITNGSLILELDLDQYLPTLIDEAMIKGLCDSQGQNGFVFTSDHSAASLTCDTAESKCRLRLNIENWQAGTEQSIALVVYPESDNFAAKLEDVIAAETTQISINAQQTQPLSRGLTTYYKRRYGWYHIGLRNDFCGTYQQSGNDRIERVEMLITNPTTVERKVRLSFYKDGNVCQVVGLSAVLCDSQYNPLGIPIQLSKNWHNSDTGGRFDSTTWFRGSTIITIPPQTTLELSYTSVGAHWGGVAAASHAQLCLAGWSDSSEWGNQLWEESALGSWAETITYDPDVCLNRSMIDDCRPIMVYAMNRDEPVKWSWTNNVGGCDFLAYWNGGGERQYNRNMKTLHKKNCPVITEAIYSGDNSGAIDMKCTAGLYRSDDIVRAVYKLRYDVTNNLPVDASPAGNSKRIAFFQLGADNYNNHNFNKMARGDINGMIEEWNPVKGGNDYSRVAIPCTGETPWFSLHEANSKDTSVYGAWANRGLVIREYSARLGGVETQTPLVSVYGTENGGYKSANLELSVPDNITELIPGDYLEAQIVYLIVPQYAEDYYGPNTQLNAALAANPDSWEIIYRETAGNDVQIQMIRGRLVQNYPLIVKVCGGAEFEITGGIGYFPITIENLPASKGYRLEQNILGEWIPIDQSVHGSDFWQCNYDAACRSWSLSFTVPFDTENDQRTTRHFRLTGPYLSETGSDLNCDNRVDPDDLRLFASDWLDTYQSETGSEFDQYCLGWWKFDETSGTAAFDSSGNEHNAAVNIDTAWTEGRDGNALNFTGNTTAAVPQAALSSLSDEVTICLWVYGDPAYQPDNPDVVFHGNGADKSRILLSHLPWSSGLVVWDAGFAEGSYDRISKTAVQADYSGRWNHWAFTKNCTTAEMKMYLNGSLWHSGTGKTKPMTDITSFNIGSYAGAQGSGDGFYRGMIDDFRIYAKELSSEDIYSIYQDISPEPECTAMIADLDGNCKVDLEDFGLLVKDWLLNTE, translated from the coding sequence ATGCGATTCGCCCTTGTCCAGGCGTTTATTGTTTTTATAACGTCGGCAGGCTCACTGGCGGCACAGCAGTATCCTCCCGAATTATTTGAAAACGCCGGCGATTACAGCTATATGTGGTGGAAAGACGGCTTTCGCGGCAGTGAAAAGGTCTTCAATATCCAGACCGGCAGCTACGGGCTTTCGTTCGATTATGACGATTTCAATCTAATCAGTTTTGGCGCAATACCCAACCCGCCCGCTGAATCAGAAGCTCTAAGGGCAGATAACAGCGTTATTAACTCTCTGCCCGCTGCATCACTTACCTGCGGAATAGAGGTAAACGCCGCGCAGTACAATGCCGTTTCTGCAGGACCGGGACTTGCCGGCTGTATGCTGATTGAAAGCGGCAAATTTTTCCAAAGGCGATGGCTCGAAAACATAACACTCGAATCCGCGGCACCGGCGGGCGAAATGCAGCTCGAAATTGCCGCCTGGCCCGATAGAATCAGTTTTGTATTGTACTTCACGCCGCAGGAGACCATTACAAACGGCTCGCTGATCCTTGAGCTGGACCTTGATCAGTATTTGCCAACACTAATCGATGAGGCCATGATAAAGGGGCTTTGCGACTCACAGGGGCAAAACGGGTTCGTCTTTACTTCTGACCATTCCGCGGCATCTCTCACCTGCGACACAGCCGAATCAAAGTGCCGGCTCAGGCTCAACATCGAAAACTGGCAGGCCGGCACTGAACAATCAATAGCATTGGTAGTCTATCCCGAATCGGATAATTTCGCCGCTAAGCTTGAAGATGTTATCGCCGCGGAAACAACACAGATATCCATCAACGCACAACAGACACAGCCCCTTAGCAGAGGTTTAACAACATACTACAAAAGAAGATACGGCTGGTATCACATCGGACTGCGAAACGACTTCTGCGGCACATACCAGCAAAGCGGCAATGACAGAATCGAACGGGTTGAGATGCTTATAACCAATCCGACGACTGTTGAGCGAAAGGTGCGCCTCAGCTTCTACAAGGACGGCAATGTCTGCCAGGTTGTGGGACTCTCTGCTGTGCTTTGCGATTCCCAGTACAATCCGCTGGGAATCCCGATACAGCTTTCCAAGAATTGGCACAACTCCGATACCGGCGGCCGGTTTGATTCTACGACATGGTTTCGCGGCAGCACAATCATCACCATACCGCCGCAGACAACACTTGAGCTCAGCTATACCAGTGTCGGCGCTCATTGGGGCGGAGTCGCCGCGGCTTCTCATGCTCAGCTGTGCCTTGCCGGGTGGTCGGACAGCAGCGAATGGGGAAACCAGCTCTGGGAAGAATCTGCCCTGGGCTCATGGGCGGAAACTATCACCTATGACCCCGATGTATGCCTCAACAGATCAATGATAGATGACTGCCGCCCGATAATGGTGTATGCTATGAACAGAGACGAGCCGGTTAAATGGAGCTGGACAAACAACGTCGGCGGATGCGACTTCCTGGCGTACTGGAACGGCGGCGGCGAACGGCAGTACAACAGGAACATGAAGACTCTGCACAAGAAGAACTGCCCGGTTATTACAGAGGCCATATACTCCGGCGACAACAGCGGCGCAATTGACATGAAATGCACCGCAGGACTGTACCGCAGCGACGATATCGTAAGAGCTGTATATAAACTAAGATACGATGTGACAAACAATCTGCCCGTTGACGCCTCACCCGCCGGCAACAGCAAACGGATCGCTTTTTTCCAGCTTGGAGCCGATAACTACAACAACCACAACTTCAACAAAATGGCACGCGGCGACATAAACGGCATGATAGAAGAATGGAACCCTGTCAAGGGCGGCAACGACTACAGCAGAGTTGCAATCCCCTGCACCGGAGAAACGCCGTGGTTCTCACTGCACGAGGCAAACTCCAAAGACACATCGGTTTACGGAGCCTGGGCGAACCGCGGGCTTGTAATACGCGAATACTCAGCCCGTTTGGGCGGTGTTGAAACGCAAACACCTCTTGTGAGCGTGTACGGCACAGAAAACGGCGGATACAAAAGCGCTAACCTCGAATTGTCCGTGCCGGATAACATTACAGAGCTGATACCCGGCGACTATCTCGAAGCCCAGATTGTGTATCTGATTGTTCCTCAATACGCAGAAGATTACTACGGCCCGAATACACAGCTAAACGCCGCACTCGCGGCCAATCCCGACAGCTGGGAGATAATATACCGCGAAACCGCGGGCAACGATGTCCAAATCCAGATGATACGCGGCAGGCTTGTGCAGAATTACCCGCTGATTGTAAAAGTCTGCGGCGGCGCAGAATTTGAAATCACCGGCGGGATCGGATACTTCCCCATAACAATAGAAAACCTGCCCGCCTCCAAAGGATACCGGCTTGAGCAAAACATCCTTGGCGAATGGATTCCAATCGACCAGAGCGTGCACGGCAGCGATTTCTGGCAGTGCAATTACGATGCCGCCTGCCGGAGCTGGTCTTTGAGTTTCACAGTCCCCTTTGACACAGAAAACGACCAGAGAACAACGCGCCATTTCAGGCTGACCGGACCATACCTTTCTGAAACAGGCTCTGATTTGAATTGCGATAACCGCGTTGACCCTGACGATCTGAGATTGTTTGCCTCTGACTGGCTGGATACTTACCAGAGCGAAACCGGCAGCGAATTTGACCAATACTGCCTGGGCTGGTGGAAATTTGATGAAACCTCCGGCACTGCCGCATTTGACTCCAGCGGCAATGAACACAACGCCGCTGTAAACATCGATACAGCCTGGACAGAGGGCAGGGACGGCAATGCTCTCAACTTTACCGGAAACACAACCGCCGCTGTCCCACAGGCAGCCCTGTCATCACTGTCAGACGAGGTTACGATATGTCTCTGGGTGTATGGCGATCCGGCTTATCAGCCAGATAATCCCGATGTTGTATTTCACGGCAACGGAGCTGACAAGTCCAGAATACTGCTCTCTCATCTGCCCTGGAGCAGCGGCCTGGTTGTCTGGGATGCGGGATTCGCCGAGGGCAGCTACGACAGAATATCAAAAACCGCCGTACAAGCCGACTACAGCGGCCGGTGGAATCACTGGGCCTTCACAAAAAACTGCACAACCGCGGAGATGAAGATGTACCTCAACGGCTCACTCTGGCACAGCGGAACCGGCAAGACAAAACCCATGACAGATATAACGAGCTTCAATATAGGCTCTTATGCGGGAGCCCAGGGCAGCGGGGACGGATTCTACCGCGGCATGATTGATGATTTCAGGATATACGCCAAAGAGCTCTCAAGCGAGGATATATACAGTATTTACCAGGACATCAGCCCCGAGCCTGAATGCACGGCGATGATTGCCGACCTTGACGGAAACTGCAAAGTTGACCTGGAGGATTTTGGCCTGCTTGTCAAAGACTGGCTGCTTAACACAGAATAG
- a CDS encoding transposase has product MPRKARIVLTGQPHHITQRGNNRQDVFFVDDDWKVYLELLGEQSEKFGLDILCYCLMTNHIHIIAIPQASDSLAKAVGRTHLLYTQYINRMHRRSGHLWQNRFYSCVLDGRHLWKAMRYVEQNPVRARMVRKAGDYPYSSAKAHLENSDPAQVLDMRWWRDKRGSRNWRGLLEEKLDKDYIARLRLSTSRGRPLVTDSFLSKMEKIAGRRLRPLPVGRPKRTKKKDKGVKK; this is encoded by the coding sequence ATGCCACGTAAAGCACGGATAGTTTTGACAGGTCAGCCGCACCATATAACTCAACGCGGCAATAACCGGCAGGATGTTTTCTTCGTCGATGACGACTGGAAGGTCTATCTTGAGCTGCTTGGCGAGCAGTCAGAGAAGTTTGGGCTTGATATTTTATGCTACTGTTTGATGACCAATCACATTCATATTATCGCGATCCCTCAGGCGTCCGATTCACTCGCCAAGGCTGTCGGCCGGACGCACCTGCTCTATACACAGTACATAAACCGTATGCATCGCCGCAGCGGGCATCTCTGGCAAAACCGGTTTTATTCATGTGTACTGGACGGTCGGCACTTGTGGAAAGCGATGCGGTATGTTGAACAGAACCCGGTGCGGGCCCGTATGGTGCGTAAGGCGGGCGATTATCCCTATTCCAGCGCAAAGGCGCACCTGGAGAACAGCGACCCTGCCCAGGTACTCGACATGCGGTGGTGGAGAGATAAACGCGGCTCCCGAAACTGGCGGGGGTTGCTGGAGGAAAAGCTGGATAAGGATTATATCGCCAGACTGCGGCTTTCGACGAGTCGCGGAAGGCCGCTTGTAACCGATTCATTTTTAAGTAAAATGGAGAAGATAGCAGGCAGACGATTGAGGCCATTGCCGGTCGGACGGCCAAAAAGAACGAAAAAGAAAGACAAGGGTGTAAAAAAATGA
- a CDS encoding MFS transporter — translation MVKLVKKNPIVVIFATYIAIEICKVTGFVSGPSIQRFFELSNSQLGLILSSLSLGALLMNIGIGHISDFLGLWKIWKIGILGSIASIVLFFAAAGFWSVLIPLFLLGVLHVLTLNANNVYLSGEFKENSFHVMALASGLWFGSSIISTPLIGLWIEYANNAELGRMMFLVPYSFDILLLLAVFILGSRLAKPLIKKTEFEDRKNAEKLKGTENPEKRNIFGWVSIIIISYCHGTMIVGIITWANPMVQEKFAVADFYGSLTFAAFAVGLAAGRFLSAAGYVKLSTRTMLVISGAAGGLIFTAAMLAAGFWLTIIFIVMGGLAVSTTAPCILTLVPEQFPTIRAHLYGHMGASICIAAFMAPSTIGLIADYGVPINVAMLLVPIAALIMGITSFIWKLHDRMIQVDI, via the coding sequence ATGGTTAAACTTGTAAAAAAGAATCCTATTGTTGTTATATTTGCAACTTACATCGCAATAGAGATATGCAAAGTTACAGGTTTTGTCTCCGGACCGTCTATTCAGCGGTTTTTCGAATTATCCAACTCCCAATTAGGCCTTATTCTCAGCTCACTCTCACTCGGTGCTCTTCTGATGAATATCGGTATCGGCCATATTTCGGATTTTCTGGGTTTATGGAAAATATGGAAAATTGGTATTTTGGGAAGTATCGCTTCGATAGTGTTATTTTTCGCCGCGGCGGGGTTCTGGTCGGTTTTGATTCCATTGTTTCTGCTGGGCGTGCTGCATGTTCTTACTTTAAATGCAAACAACGTCTATCTAAGCGGAGAATTCAAAGAAAACAGTTTTCATGTGATGGCGCTGGCATCAGGTTTATGGTTCGGTTCTTCGATAATAAGCACCCCTCTAATAGGTTTATGGATAGAATATGCAAATAACGCAGAGCTTGGCAGGATGATGTTTCTTGTTCCTTACAGTTTCGATATCCTGCTTCTGCTGGCAGTTTTTATACTTGGAAGCCGGCTTGCCAAGCCCCTCATAAAAAAAACAGAGTTCGAAGATCGGAAAAATGCAGAAAAGTTAAAAGGAACAGAAAATCCCGAAAAAAGAAACATCTTCGGCTGGGTTTCGATTATTATCATCTCTTACTGCCATGGAACTATGATAGTCGGAATAATCACCTGGGCAAATCCAATGGTTCAGGAAAAATTCGCAGTTGCCGACTTTTACGGCTCTCTGACGTTCGCGGCGTTCGCAGTTGGCCTGGCTGCCGGCAGATTTCTATCGGCGGCAGGTTATGTCAAGCTCAGCACACGAACGATGCTTGTTATAAGCGGGGCAGCGGGCGGGCTTATTTTCACCGCGGCAATGTTGGCAGCGGGATTCTGGCTTACAATTATCTTTATTGTTATGGGAGGGCTGGCGGTTTCTACTACTGCGCCATGCATTTTGACTCTGGTACCCGAACAGTTCCCGACTATTCGTGCCCACTTGTACGGGCACATGGGAGCGAGCATCTGTATAGCGGCGTTTATGGCTCCATCGACTATAGGCCTGATTGCTGATTACGGGGTTCCTATCAATGTAGCAATGCTGTTAGTCCCGATAGCAGCTTTAATAATGGGAATAACCAGCTTTATATGGAAATTGCATGATAGAATGATTCAAGTTGACATCTAA
- a CDS encoding pyridoxal phosphate-dependent aminotransferase gives MLELLADRTKLMDASGIRKVFALAADLKDPVNLSIGQPDFDVPQQVKQAAVTAIESGCNSYSQTPGLQELKDAVIAKETSRLHWDNPEVFISSGVSGALFLTFLALINPGDEVVIPDPYFVIYKQVINMLGGKCVFVDTYPDFRMTPEKVEAVVTDKTKLIIINTPANPTGVVSTEDELKGIADIAAGRGILVMSDEIYEDFCYDGPSPSIAKFYDKTILMKGFSKNCAMTGWRLGYVVVSQELKPLMNELAKLQQYTYVCAPTPLQKAAITALTVDVSEHVADYARRRDMLVEGLSDKFEFVRPGGAFYMFIKAPGNLSGTDFVTRAIENNLLIIPGGVFSERDTHFRLSYANSPDKLKKGIEILNSIA, from the coding sequence ATGCTCGAACTACTTGCTGATAGAACAAAATTAATGGACGCAAGCGGCATCCGCAAAGTTTTTGCACTCGCCGCCGATCTAAAAGACCCTGTTAATCTCTCAATCGGCCAGCCGGACTTTGACGTTCCCCAACAGGTCAAACAGGCAGCCGTAACAGCGATCGAATCCGGCTGCAACAGCTATTCGCAAACACCTGGTTTGCAGGAGCTTAAAGACGCTGTTATTGCCAAGGAGACATCCAGGCTTCATTGGGATAATCCCGAAGTGTTCATCAGCAGCGGGGTGAGCGGCGCTTTGTTCCTGACTTTTTTAGCGCTTATTAACCCGGGTGATGAAGTAGTCATTCCAGATCCTTATTTTGTTATCTATAAACAGGTTATAAACATGCTTGGCGGTAAGTGCGTCTTTGTTGACACCTACCCTGATTTCCGCATGACCCCCGAAAAGGTTGAAGCGGTCGTTACGGACAAGACCAAGCTGATAATAATAAACACCCCCGCAAACCCCACAGGCGTAGTCTCAACAGAAGATGAGCTCAAGGGCATAGCTGATATTGCCGCCGGGCGGGGGATTCTCGTTATGAGCGACGAGATATACGAGGACTTCTGCTATGACGGCCCATCTCCAAGCATAGCAAAGTTTTATGACAAAACGATCCTGATGAAGGGCTTTAGCAAAAACTGCGCGATGACCGGCTGGCGTTTGGGCTATGTTGTTGTCAGCCAGGAGCTTAAGCCATTGATGAACGAGCTGGCAAAATTGCAGCAGTACACCTATGTCTGCGCACCTACCCCATTGCAGAAAGCCGCAATTACGGCGCTTACGGTAGATGTCTCTGAACATGTCGCCGATTATGCCCGCCGGCGGGATATGCTGGTTGAAGGGCTAAGCGATAAATTTGAGTTTGTCCGCCCGGGCGGCGCTTTCTATATGTTCATAAAGGCCCCCGGCAATCTCAGCGGAACGGATTTCGTTACCAGGGCTATCGAAAACAATCTCTTGATAATCCCCGGCGGAGTTTTCAGCGAAAGGGACACACATTTCCGTCTCAGCTACGCCAATTCGCCGGATAAACTCAAAAAGGGTATTGAAATCCTCAATTCTATAGCATAA
- a CDS encoding small basic protein yields the protein MSLDSSLKTGNALKRHRNVLTRAERLEKLTEDGRWDDSQEVTGLPKVGHRKVGVAKKKKKKDDEE from the coding sequence ATGTCATTGGACAGTTCACTTAAAACAGGTAATGCTCTTAAAAGGCATCGCAATGTGCTAACAAGGGCAGAGCGGCTTGAAAAACTTACAGAAGACGGCCGCTGGGACGACTCACAGGAAGTTACAGGCCTGCCAAAGGTCGGACACCGTAAAGTCGGCGTTGCCAAGAAGAAAAAGAAAAAAGACGACGAAGAATAA
- a CDS encoding secretin N-terminal domain-containing protein, protein MMLVLSSVLLTAGLCTAQENAAPPKSIADYTLKEIRIEEALAYLDQLGLMEIVNQQEPDSPQLQFEGEPEKVRAAMTILPKLDNKTAYQIINGGECQQSARDVVNALKPQMSSGRANIDTFQNAASGNAQTAMAEVINGQLVIASPKEIYQTVNKAVAFYTMSKQMPEGDNEKLGELLAAVQKLNAVGPEGEEELPEAQTPQETPQPDQTDETAGEPTEQTDERAAAETADPPAEEGQSNAARQQALQTEPAVYSKPDTLEDIMADDTELELTITLPEKVDITALIDLVGKQLGLTYFYDANEVKGEITFKADGGRITVRDAYTLLESALRFKDLMMSRNGNIVSIVPKAKVDQTTPTLVDAGDKIEPGDIVVTQTFELEHISSADAKTVLQTMYLGESVLDLPDAGKLIVTGYAYQMSRIEKILKMVDLPGEKRRFTTRELKYTQAVSVAEKVANLAQQLEDIKVSVSADTPSQPQAPTRQPIRRDAQGKVIPNPPQRPGQQSTSIGDASPNQVYLEPDERTNRILIIGNEKQIARVNELIDSFDLPQQDLRYIEQYKLEFLDVNEAVTYLEELGLVSTGQSSQYGSRYGSVTPTATPQGQQAQQRSISSRYNYNQENTEEQPVVVVLSGRNTLLVKATAEQHEKIKEILPALDQEPEIDNAPVRVYPLENQSVEDIQETLTSVVETVAKEKAEMEGGSGSGGTTSTTGKMQKTSLFGGAGKNVPDVYITGDEGTNSIVVFASRKDQEWIEALIKDLDKKRPQVLIDVTLVEVTQNDEFEYSLDNVTNLTGNTSELVKFGPVTSSTSSSKAEFEWGGGTLGGFYSDENIESILTLMRNKSFGRIMAKPKLLVNDNQEGEITTSNTEYVANVSTNVLGEQGTNTSTDVQWDAYDAGVTLKIKPHISEGDLLRLEITLNRTDFGTTNNTYTPSGGSAVSGPKDTISSDITTIITVPNKSTIILGGLTKINQGKGGGKVPILGDIPIIGGLFRSIKNSDDQSRLYVFVKANILRPDESRPGLPDLEEESEKQRRAFEEAEAYFQQYQDWPGLDSKPVRPERVLEME, encoded by the coding sequence ATGATGCTTGTTTTAAGCAGTGTGTTGTTAACCGCGGGCCTGTGCACGGCCCAGGAAAACGCAGCACCGCCCAAAAGCATAGCGGATTACACCCTCAAAGAAATCAGAATTGAAGAGGCTCTGGCCTATCTTGACCAGCTGGGATTGATGGAAATCGTTAATCAGCAGGAACCTGATTCGCCTCAGTTGCAATTTGAAGGTGAGCCGGAAAAGGTTCGCGCGGCAATGACAATCCTTCCCAAACTCGACAACAAAACCGCCTATCAGATAATAAACGGCGGCGAGTGCCAACAGAGTGCCCGGGACGTGGTCAATGCGTTGAAACCTCAAATGTCGTCAGGCAGAGCCAATATTGACACCTTCCAGAATGCCGCCTCCGGTAATGCACAAACGGCGATGGCGGAGGTCATAAACGGCCAACTTGTCATAGCATCGCCAAAAGAAATATATCAGACTGTGAACAAAGCGGTTGCGTTTTATACCATGTCTAAGCAGATGCCGGAGGGAGACAATGAGAAATTAGGTGAACTTCTGGCGGCTGTGCAGAAATTAAACGCGGTCGGACCGGAAGGTGAAGAAGAACTGCCCGAAGCCCAGACACCACAGGAAACGCCGCAACCGGACCAGACGGACGAAACAGCGGGTGAGCCGACAGAACAGACCGATGAGAGAGCCGCGGCAGAAACGGCAGACCCTCCCGCAGAGGAGGGGCAATCCAATGCCGCCCGTCAGCAAGCCCTGCAAACAGAGCCGGCGGTGTATTCAAAACCTGACACGCTCGAAGATATCATGGCAGATGACACAGAGCTGGAATTAACGATAACCCTGCCTGAAAAGGTTGATATCACTGCACTTATAGACCTTGTAGGTAAACAGCTCGGGCTAACGTATTTCTACGACGCAAATGAAGTCAAAGGCGAAATCACATTCAAGGCCGACGGCGGGCGTATAACCGTCAGAGACGCATACACACTTCTGGAATCTGCCCTCCGGTTCAAAGACCTGATGATGTCAAGAAACGGCAACATTGTATCAATCGTTCCCAAGGCCAAGGTTGACCAGACCACGCCGACACTTGTTGATGCGGGTGATAAGATAGAACCTGGCGATATTGTCGTAACCCAGACATTTGAGCTTGAACATATATCTTCAGCCGATGCCAAGACAGTTCTCCAGACCATGTACCTCGGCGAGAGTGTGCTGGATTTGCCTGATGCGGGCAAACTCATAGTAACCGGCTACGCTTACCAGATGAGCCGCATTGAAAAGATACTCAAAATGGTTGATCTTCCCGGAGAGAAACGCCGCTTCACAACCCGTGAGCTGAAATACACCCAGGCGGTATCAGTCGCTGAGAAGGTAGCGAATCTTGCCCAGCAGCTTGAAGATATAAAAGTCTCTGTTTCCGCCGACACACCCTCTCAGCCGCAGGCCCCTACAAGGCAGCCAATCCGCAGAGATGCCCAGGGCAAGGTTATACCAAACCCTCCCCAGCGGCCCGGCCAGCAGAGCACTTCAATTGGAGATGCCTCCCCCAACCAGGTTTATCTGGAACCGGACGAGAGAACCAACAGAATTCTAATTATTGGAAATGAGAAACAGATTGCAAGGGTCAACGAGCTAATTGACAGCTTCGATCTGCCCCAGCAGGACTTGAGATATATTGAACAGTACAAACTCGAGTTTCTCGATGTCAACGAAGCCGTAACCTACCTCGAAGAACTCGGCCTTGTAAGCACCGGCCAGTCAAGCCAGTACGGCAGCCGTTACGGTTCTGTAACCCCTACGGCGACACCGCAAGGCCAGCAGGCGCAGCAGCGTTCTATTTCTTCACGTTATAATTACAACCAGGAAAACACGGAAGAGCAGCCGGTGGTGGTTGTGCTCTCGGGCAGAAATACACTTCTGGTAAAGGCGACCGCCGAACAGCATGAAAAGATAAAGGAAATACTGCCGGCACTCGACCAGGAGCCGGAAATTGACAATGCACCTGTGCGTGTTTATCCGCTTGAAAATCAATCCGTTGAAGATATCCAGGAAACCCTGACCAGCGTCGTGGAAACAGTCGCCAAGGAAAAGGCCGAGATGGAAGGCGGCAGCGGCAGCGGCGGGACAACTTCAACTACCGGCAAGATGCAGAAAACTTCTCTTTTCGGAGGGGCCGGCAAAAACGTACCGGATGTGTATATAACCGGTGACGAAGGCACAAACTCAATAGTTGTATTTGCCAGCCGCAAAGATCAGGAATGGATCGAAGCACTCATCAAGGACCTCGACAAAAAACGCCCGCAGGTGCTAATTGACGTTACACTGGTTGAGGTTACCCAGAACGATGAGTTTGAATACAGCCTCGATAATGTAACAAATTTAACGGGCAACACGTCCGAACTTGTGAAATTTGGCCCTGTAACATCCTCAACCAGCAGCTCAAAGGCCGAATTTGAATGGGGCGGGGGAACGCTTGGAGGATTCTATTCCGACGAGAACATAGAGTCGATTTTAACACTAATGCGCAACAAGAGTTTCGGCCGGATAATGGCAAAGCCCAAACTGCTGGTCAACGACAACCAGGAGGGCGAGATAACAACAAGCAATACAGAGTATGTTGCCAACGTCTCAACAAATGTGCTTGGCGAACAGGGGACCAATACCAGCACAGATGTCCAGTGGGATGCTTACGACGCAGGTGTTACCCTGAAAATCAAACCGCATATAAGCGAGGGTGACCTGCTTCGCCTTGAGATAACACTCAACAGGACTGACTTCGGCACCACAAACAACACCTATACGCCCTCCGGCGGCAGCGCGGTAAGCGGGCCAAAAGACACAATCTCCAGCGATATAACTACAATAATCACAGTTCCCAACAAGAGTACTATTATTCTTGGCGGGCTGACAAAAATCAACCAGGGCAAAGGCGGCGGCAAAGTGCCTATCCTCGGCGATATCCCCATAATCGGGGGGCTGTTCAGAAGCATAAAAAATTCTGACGACCAGTCCCGCCTGTACGTATTTGTCAAGGCCAATATATTACGCCCCGACGAGTCGAGGCCCGGCCTGCCCGACCTTGAAGAAGAATCAGAAAAACAGCGCAGAGCGTTTGAAGAAGCCGAAGCATACTTCCAGCAGTATCAGGACTGGCCCGGACTGGATTCTAAACCTGTAAGACCCGAGCGCGTCCTTGAGATGGAATAG